Genomic segment of Dactylococcopsis salina PCC 8305:
TCCCATTTCTGGATGATAGAGTTTTCCGTACTCTTCTAACACTCGTAAGGCTTCTTGAGTGCGACTGAGATTGATGTGGAGGACGGTTTCCGCATTTTCTCGCGTTTCTTCTTGGGGATGAGTGAGAGTTGTTCCACAATCATCAGGGGTGTTACGAGCTTGTCGGATGTCTGCTGTGTGCCATTGCGCGAGGGTTTGGCGCATTTCTTTACAGGTTTGCGCGGCTTTGACATCTTCTAAGGCGAACCGACACCACTCTTCAATGATACGGATTCCTTCACGAGCGCGATCGAGGTTGGCATCTAAAATCCGACAAATTGCTGGTTTTTCTAGGAAAAATAACGGTTGAGTCTCTCTCATAATTTTCAGGTAATTACTTAGGGTTTGCTGAAAAAGTTAATTAGTTGGTGTAGTAAGGCAAAAGGCAAGAGGCAAGAGGCAAGTTGCCTTAGGCAAGAGGCAAGTTGCCTTAGGCAAGAGGCAAGAGGCAAGAGGCAAGAGGCAAGAGGCAAGAGGCAAGAGGCAAGAGGCAAGATGGGGAAGATGGGGAAGATGGGGAAGATGGGGAAGAAAAAATTGTCTCCCTTGTCTCCCATTTCTCCCATTTCTCCCATTTCTCCCATTTCTCCCATTTCTCCCTTGTCTCCCTTGCACCTTTTTGAGGGGTTAAGAACCTTAAAGCCTCATTGGGTAAGGGTTTCAGTTTTATTCAGGAAGCCCTACTTATAATATCAGGTTCGCTCGATCGATGATAAAGAGTAGGCCCTAGTGAAGCGAAGCGAAACCCAACACACATTATAAGCAATTACCCGAACTTGATATATAGCGCTTCGCGCTGGTATATTTACAAACATTGAAAAGCCACTGTAGCCGCTTGATGAACATCAAAATTTAAATTGGATAGCTCTTTTCTAATCGCTGTTTTCACTTTAGGCGCACCAATGTTCGATCGGATTTAAGTCTGGAGAATAGGCGGGCAAAAAGATTAACTCACAACCAGCATTTTCAATTAATTCTCGAGCTTCTCCTTGACTT
This window contains:
- a CDS encoding transposase, which gives rise to MLLFTSQGEARELIENAGCELIFLPAYSPDLNPIEHWCA